A single region of the Buchnera aphidicola (Formosaphis micheliae) genome encodes:
- the mnmA gene encoding tRNA 2-thiouridine(34) synthase MnmA, whose product MLSYQYFINRICQNMYKKHRKKVIVAMSGGVDSSVSAWLLLKKNYHVEGCFMKNWEEEDNNNYCSAYKDLSDAKKVCDQLGIYLHKINFSSEYWEYVFKNFISEYKNGNTPNPDILCNKEIKFKTFLNFALEELGANFIATGHYVRKKVICNQIRLLRGIDENKDQSYFLYTLNAEQIKKTLFPIGMLKKSQVRYIAKKIDIVVAHKKDSTGICFIEPKKFSNFLNRYLSGKKGNIVNTLGQIIGTHTGVIYYTLGQRKGLGIGGIRDSKNNSPWYVVDKNIITNTLTVAQGNKNIYLMSLGCIVTKLSWVNNKILKKSLICTVKTRYRQEDIPCCLVPINSDCIKVIFKKSVFSVTPGQSAVFYLLEVCIGGGIINKRIPVYNENN is encoded by the coding sequence ATGTTATCATATCAATATTTTATAAATAGAATATGTCAAAATATGTATAAAAAACATCGGAAAAAAGTTATTGTTGCTATGTCAGGAGGAGTTGATTCTTCTGTATCTGCGTGGTTATTACTAAAAAAAAATTATCATGTAGAAGGTTGTTTTATGAAAAATTGGGAAGAAGAAGACAATAATAATTATTGTTCAGCATATAAAGATTTATCAGATGCAAAAAAAGTATGTGATCAGCTAGGCATTTACTTACATAAAATAAATTTTTCTTCCGAATACTGGGAATATGTTTTTAAAAACTTTATATCAGAGTATAAAAATGGAAATACACCTAATCCTGATATTTTATGTAATAAAGAAATAAAATTTAAAACATTTTTAAATTTTGCATTGGAAGAATTAGGAGCTAATTTTATTGCTACAGGTCATTATGTTCGAAAAAAAGTAATTTGTAATCAAATTCGTCTTTTACGAGGAATTGATGAAAATAAAGATCAGAGTTATTTTTTATATACTTTAAATGCAGAACAAATAAAAAAAACTTTGTTTCCAATAGGTATGTTAAAAAAATCACAAGTACGTTATATTGCAAAAAAAATAGATATTGTAGTAGCTCATAAAAAAGATTCAACAGGAATATGTTTTATTGAACCAAAAAAATTTAGTAATTTTTTAAATCGTTATTTGTCAGGAAAAAAAGGTAATATAGTAAATACATTAGGTCAAATTATTGGAACACATACAGGAGTAATTTACTATACATTAGGACAAAGAAAAGGTTTAGGTATAGGTGGTATACGTGATTCAAAAAATAATAGCCCATGGTACGTTGTTGATAAAAATATTATTACTAATACTTTAACAGTAGCTCAAGGTAATAAAAATATTTATTTAATGTCATTAGGATGTATAGTTACTAAATTAAGTTGGGTTAATAATAAAATTTTAAAAAAATCATTGATTTGTACAGTAAAAACTAGATATCGACAAGAAGATATACCCTGTTGTTTAGTACCTATCAATTCAGATTGTATAAAAGTTATTTTCAAAAAATCAGTGTTTTCAGTCACTCCAGGCCAATCAGCAGTTTTTTACTTACTAGAAGTATGTATTGGAGGTGGAATAATTAATAAAAGAATACCTGTTTATAATGAAAATAATTAA